TGCCCCGGCCGGAAACGCCCAAGTCTCACGCACATATACACAAACCAGTCGGCTAGAAGCACAACGTAGGCACGCGCGCAAAAGCTGGCTATGTTTGCTAAAGGTTCGTCTCGAGCCTTGCTGATTTGTTGATTCACCCGCGCTGGTTCTGAGCCTGACAACTGCTCCCGCTGCTGCCCCTAGCTAACTCTCGCTCTGGTTCCAAGCCTGATCCCTGACGATatcctctctctcccgctcctgcCCCGCCGTGCCGACGGCAGCGGCAACAGGTCCGGCGAGCCGTGCAGCCGTGCTGAGACTGCTGGTGCCGCAACGCAGGAGCCCGAGATGGCATGTGCATGGCGCCCTTCGTGATGTGCGACCCTGTTTCCCTATGAATGCGCCGGCGCTGCCGTGCGAGGGCGTGGGCAGTGGCACATGGCCACCGTGCACTACTTTGACAACTGCAGAGTGGAGCGCGCCATCACAACGGTGTACGACCAGCAGCAGGCACTCGCAGCCATCGCTAGCTCCCGTGTGGAGACGCCCTGAGGACAGGCCCATGGTAACCATGTGTCATCGGATTCTTCTCCGTCCTGGGTGAGAGATAgaagatagaagaagaagatgaagatgagtTGGACGATGATGTGGCGAGTTCTGTGGTCAAAACCATGCCACATCAGCACAAAACCACCTGAATCCATTTGAGGGACGAAAAATATCCGGTTTCAATAATTAAGGGACTAGATTTTCCTGGTTTTATAGTTGAGGGACCATTTCAATACTATCGATaaagttgagggacgaaaaatatacttatccctatAAATAATATTATCTTTTCACAAAATAGAAGCAATATTATTCTATTTCTTGAGAGCACTTCCGTGAGAGCGACTCAAGTAATATTATAATCTCTGCACACGTGAGCGGTGAGCAGAGCACGGAGCAGGTCGAGCGATTTCCATCCAACCCGGTGGAACTGGCCTTGCCTTTCGCCGAACCACCCCGAACTCCACACCCCAAGTTGGCGACCGATCGACGAAGCATCTTTGCATTGCACCTTCACCCCGGCAGCGGTCAAACCGGCGTCTCGCCGTTATATAAGCGCGCGCCCCGCGCCTCCAGACCTCACAAACACATCAAGCGCATAGTGTTCTCGATTGGTCTCAGGGAAGAAACTTGGTGAGTCTTCGCTGGTGTTGTGTGATCAAAGCTCGGGAGTCGGAATGGAGTTCGAGATGGTGAGCCAGCACGGGGCGCTGCTCAAGGTGGGGCTGTTCGTGCTGGTGCAGGCGCTGGTGTACCTCATCCTCGCCCAGTCCTCCTCCGTCTTCTCCACCACCAAGACCCTCTGCCTCCCCCCGGCGCGCTCCCTCAGCGCCCGCCGCATGGTCGCGCTGCTCTCTGACCTGCCGCTCGACGGCGAGCCCTCGCCCCGCGTCGGCTTCGTGGAGCCGTCGTCACCCGTGTCCGTGCCCGTGCACGCCCACCAGAAGAAGGATTAGTTGACCGAGTTGGGAGGTGGCTACTGTCTAGCGAGCGAGCATATGCACGTCGCTGGTTCCCTGCCAATGGTTGGTGCCTGCCGCGGGAGTTTGTTAGCTATTCACACCATTCTTTGGTGGTTCTTTGATTGGCTGGTTTGTTCTTTGAGATTGCATACATGTAAACTACACGCCGTTTTGGATTGTACAAATGACCATCCAAGATTGTGTTTCGGTTACAGTGCAGCCGTGCTTCTGTTTTGAGCGGAGAATTGTGATGAACAGAATTCGTTTATATCATGAAACCTTCGGTCTCTTCTGTCCAGCGGTAGGGGCGGCACCCCTCGATCGGGAGCAGGAGGGCAGATGGCCCTCTTTGATGAAAATTCGGTGGAGGCTTTGAGGCATAGTTTGGTGgggtttttttttagaaaaaagacACACACCGACTATAAATAAAGTCGCAAGGCAGAGTAGCAACAAGCACCCCAACATAAGACTAGAGCATAAAAAGGTATCCAAATTATCGAAAGCTTAACACAAGTGGCACGCTGGCCAGACAAGTTCCGGCGCGCAGGCCAACAACCTACAACACCCTAAGGACGAAAGATAGAGATAAACTTCAGGCAGCATTCTCTTGTTGGATCAGAGAAGAAGCAGACGCTCAAACTCTTGAAATTAGCACCTCTAATGTGTCCCGATCAGCTTCCTTACTCAATAACTTTTACTGCTACAAGTTTTGAACAAGCAGTCAGCGGGTCTGTTACGGAAAACATGTTCAATCGTGAATTTGTTTCTAGTGGTTCAAAGCGCCCAACATAACACAAAGAACCCCACCCAGAACAGACACTTATTTTGGCCCCTGCAGCCCAGTCGCTAAAGAACGAAGCTTGGTGAAGGAATTGCGGGCCCAAGAAACATCTATCCAAGACCGGATGCAGCACCAAGCAATCTTTGCCAAAACATACCCAAAAAAGATATGGCCCGAGTCCTCGAAAGCATCACAAAGAGCACAATGATTGGACCTCAAACCGTTTCATTTGCGAATCTGATCAGCTGCACCACGACATGACACGGTTGGCAACCTTAGCAGCAATGGGCGCAAAATCATTGGCACAGAGTTTGGAAGGAGCGATAGGAAGCCCAAGGTATCTAAAAGGGAAGGAACCCAACTGAAAATTAAGCAAGTGGGAAACTCTCGAGGCCTCGTCCGACGTGACCGTCTGAGACCCGAGAGAGTCTCGAAGCACAAAAGGATAAACTAGGATTTGCAGCGTAGAGATCATTGAGCTCAACCATGACAATAGTATCATCCACACACTGAAGGCGAGTAATCCCTTCAGGGATTAGGTGAGAGACTGCGGGAGAAATGTGGGTTGTCGAAGCCGTATGGGACAAAATGCACGAAAGCATGTCAACGACAAAATTAAAGAGAATCGGAGAGATAGGATCACCCGACCGCAAGCCTCTACCATTGGCAAAGTAATTATTAATAATCCCATTAACAACCACAACCATGTGACTGTCGGTGACAAATAGCATTAGACAATGGACATAGGCCCCATCAAAGCGTTTGGCCAACAGAACCTGCGAAGGAAATCCCAACTAACAGAGTCATAGGCTTTCTCAAAATATAGCTTAAGGATAAGCGCTTTAGTCTTTCTCACACTGAGATCATGCACAATTTCATGGAGACTAAGAATACCATCCAAAATAAAATGCCCCTTCACAAAAGCAGATCGCGAAGGGCTAAGCACCCTATGTGCCACCGGAGAGAGATGGGAAGCAAAACCTTTCGCCGGAAACTTGGCAAAATTATTGATGAGAGCTATGGGACGAAATTGCAAAATAGAGTCAGCCCCTTTCACATTGGGAATTAGGGAAAGAATGACATAGTTAAGATGAGACAGATCCACCGTCCCAAGACAGAAACCTTGAATGGTCGCACAACCCAGATCCCTCAAGATTGGCCAAAACTTCTTGGAGAAGGAGATCGAGAAACCAACTGGACCAGGAGCACAATTAATGTTGGAGGAGGAAACCATGACCTCAATCTCCTCGACGGATAAAGGAACGGAGAGGTAAGCATTTTCCACATCTGACACTCGCCCAGTAGCCTacagatgtctactacacaacttattcttgtagactcgtgttcggcctccaagcacagagttttgtacgaCAATATCAATTTTCtctcaagtgcatgacctaaggtttatcaatccgtgggaggcgtaggatgaagatggtctctctcaaacaacccaacaatcaaatacaagaaatatcttgtgttcccaacacatcaaatacaatggtaaattgtataggtgcactatttgagcgaagagacggtgatacaagtgtagtatggataatagatataggtttttgtaatataaaaatataaaaaacaacaaggtagcaagtgataaaatggagcacaaacggtattgtaatgcttgaaaacaaggcctagggttcatactttaactagtgaaatctctcaacggtgctaacataattgaatcatataacaatccctcagcgtgtgacaaagaatcactccaaagttcttatccagcagagaacataagatgaaataattgtagggtacaaaaccacctcaaatttatcttttccgatcaatctattgagccatccctataggtgtcacaagcagccctagagttcatactaaaataacaccatatataCGCATCAACCGActctagtgtcacctagatactccaatgtcaccacaaataTTCATGAGTTGATTATTCGATGCACATCAAACAACTTCTGATTGATAATATGCAagtcaacacaaagaacttcaaagagtgccccaagatttctaccggagaaagtatgacagaaacatgcatcaacccctatgcatagattaccccaaagtcacctcgggaatccgcgagttgagtgccaaaacatacatcaagtgaatcaatataatacccccattgtcaccatgggtattcatatgagacatacatcaagtgctctcaaatccaacaagtattcaatctgataatagtgaaacctcaaaggtaaaaaactctattcatcacaacaagatagagagggggaaaacaccatatgatccaactatattaacaagctcgcggtacatcaagattgtgccaaattaagaacacaagagagagagagagagaaagagagagagagagagagagagagatcaaacacatagctactagcacataccctcagccccgagggtgaactactccctccttgtcatagaGACCGTCGGGGTGATGAAAATGGCCTtcgatgatgatttccccttccggcagggtgccagaaaagggCTCTAGATGAGATCACGAAGGTAGAGAGGCTTGCGGCGGGGGAGTCTAAGTTCTAGGTTAACTTTTGGTGGTTTCCCAATTTATAAGAATTTTCAGAGTTGGAATCACGTGAAAAGGGGCTAAGATGGGCACACTCACCACCAGGGCATGGCCACCCCCTGAGCGCGCCCAGGTGGTGAGTGAGGCCCTCGTGGCTCTTATAGTCCTCCCACGAAGCCCcaagggtctcttttgttccaaaatatTATCAACAAGTTTcagcccattccaagaacttttatttctatagaaaaaacaacaccatgttagttctgctaaaaacagcgtcagtccgggatagtttcattcgaatcataccaaaaccatataaaattgttgtaaacatgacatgaatacttcgtaaattatagatacgttggagacgtatcaccgaccaAAGCTGATTAGAGATGGTGAAACTAGAGGGAGGTCTAGCCGACAGAAGGGGGGCAAAAAAATCATGAACGTGGTGCAAATTACAGACAGATCAGACACCCTAGCACCCTGAATGATCATATTTTCAATAAGacactgctacttgtgagctacgttgggattttccctgaagaggaagggtgaaccAATATAGTAGCGAATAGTATTTCCCtgagtgagaaccaaggttatcgaaccaataggagaatcacgAAAACATCTAGTGAACAGTACCtacacacaagagcaaatacttgcacacAACGCGGACAAGAGGGTTGTCAATACCCTTGCACTCAttaattgcaaggattaaatctggcaatggtagatagataaattacaaaataaaataaaataaataaaattgcaacaaggtattttttgtttttgtaatatgattaaaatagacccggtggccatagttttcactagaggcttctctctcataAAAATAGCATATGATGGGTAGGCGAATTattgttaggcaattgatagaagagcccaTAGTATGAcgttattcatggcaatgatcatgtatataggcattacgtccgtgacaagtagactgactcctgcctgcatctactattattactacaCTTCACGAGTGCTTCTACGCTTGCCTGTCtacgtattaagttcataacaaataaTGCATGAAGTATGATGATATAATATAGACAGAATAAAACAAAACTATATGAATAAACCCCGTCGTTTTCTCCTTAGAGCCAATAATACAAATACTTGTCTCGTTACCCCTTCTGTAATGAGGTgaggacaccgcaggattgaacctaCTACAAAGCAACTCTCCCATTAaaaataaatcaatctagttggtaaaaccaaacagatagattggagaaaatacaaagctataataatcatgcataagaaagttcagaaaagactcaactattttcaatgaataatctgatcataaatccacaattatctgattccaacaaacacaccgaaaaagaagAGTACATCGAATCGATctccgaggagaacattgtattgaagatcagagagagagagagagagagagagagagagagaagccatctagctaatcacgATGGACCCATAGATATATGGTGAACTACTCATACATCATTGGATgtgcaacatggttgatgtagaagtcctccgtggtcgattccccctccagcagagtaccggaaaaggcctccagatgggatcgcgggAAAACATAAGCTTACGACGGCGGAAAAAATGTTTCAGGTGGCTCTATGTTGGTTTTTGGGATTTATGGGAATTTATATGcatggaattaggtcaaacggagttACGTGCCCCCACAAACTTAGGTGGCGCGCTTCCTTGGGGGCGTCGTGTGAGCTTGTGGCTCTCCCATACATCttttggcctcctcccgaagcttctagggtccatCTGGTCCGAAAAAATCAAcataaagtttcatcatgtttagacttcatttggtattaattttttgaaaaataaaaaaatgtagaaaacaagaactggcaccgggcactcagttaataggttagttccaaaaaatgatataaaatcacAGATAAAGTATGTATGATAGATAATATAATATAatgaagcaataaaaaattatagataccttggagacatatcaacatctctAAGGTTAATTCcttctcgttctcgagtaggtaaataataaaaaaatgatgttaaatgctacctagcatgtttATGATGTAATGTTTTTATGAAATGAATAATTGAGAAACAATGAAGTAATTAATATCAACATAATAATATCTATGGATACAAGAACCTaatcattttttttttcaaaatatacgTTGTTCAATGAATGTTATCCCTGTTTATTGAATTATGTAAGGATGGCATGACTCCGCCTTCACCACATAAATATAAATCATGAGCATCCTGGTGTCAAATCAAGCAATTggatcatactttttaacgtgcttctacATTTTCAACTCCACTCAACACATAAGCGtgagtcatggacatagcactacgtGTAAAATAGAATGCGGTGATAGAGATTCATAAGGAAATTCAAGAAGGAAGAAagactcgcatcgactcgacggatCGATAGGTAATGAAGAGGCCtatcaatcgatatcaatgcgaggactagggattgtcatgcaacagatgcacaagtgttataagtgtatgaaatctctatgctggaaattttatgatttattaaaaatattattaaaaaatcatttttttaattttcgaACTTTTTGAAAGTACCAAATTATTCAAAccagaaaaaagaaaacagaaaaaggggAAAAAATGAAATTCAAAAACAGGCCGCacgcacatgggccggcccaaacgGGCGTGCTGCGTCTTCTTCTAGCGTGTCAAGCACAGTATAGGGGGTCCCTACTGTATGGGCCGGCCCAGGCAGGGGATTCTCCTGTGTGAGACGTTTTTTGTCACTTATAGGTGCCATCAATGAGTAATATTTTGCAACTTTGGAGGCAATTTATGTGACATATTGCCAGAAACACTAATGactttattattaggtatagataATTGCGAAGTTAGCTTAGTGGCAAGTTTTGTAGTTCTATTCCCTGTATTGTGCAATATATTTCCTTTATTCATTCTCATTTAACAAAATGGTCTCAAAATGTAACAATGAATTGAACATGTGAACTTCTATATAAGAGAGGAGTCGAGCTGACCACTGTAACATAACAGGAAGAACTTTTTTTGCTGAACTAACTATATTTAGATAttaaaaatatttgaattcaaaatcATTTCAAAGTAATTGTCAGTTTGGAATTGCCAAGATATTTTGGAACCCGGATTTTCCGGCCCCTCATGGAGAAAATGGAACAACAAATTATCAGTCATGATAGAGTTTTGTACGTTATGGGTTAAACATTATACATTTTGACACGGTTTTCTTAATTTGCCTTTTTGGGCGAAAAAAGGCGAGATTTTCCGGTATCCAGTTTCTATTGGTCGAACCCGGGAAAAAGGAGAATCTAGGAAAACTGCATCTAATATAAAATCAGGTGTACCTCCCACACCCCAAATGCTCCCATGATACCAATTTCAAAAAATCAATTTTAGATGtttcaaaaaattctaatttttttatGAATGTTCATAACGTATGCGACTACAAGCCCTAAAAAattagatccaaattcaaaatacaCATTGAAAAAAAAGACAAATCAAGCATGAATAGTGTCAGAAAAAGCCAAAAGCAAAATTGACACTATTCACATCTGGTTTGGTGATTGCATGCATGTACCCAATGtctgaagttcaaatccctgcgcaTGTACTTTTTATTCTCATTTCCCCACCACCTCATGCCGACAAGTGTGATCCACAAAGAGGCTTATGctcaattaaattaattaaatatagAGCAAGGGTGCTTCTGCAAAGAAAAAGGACGGGCCGAGCTATTTCAGTTACTAACAATGGGCCATAGACATGCTGGCGTGCCACATAAGCGTGGGATAATACGTGCAAGGTGACCGTATTTGAGCGAGAACACAAGTCGGATGACCACAAATCTGTATTTTTAAAGTTTTACCACCAAACTGAACATTGAGCGCAAGTTCTATGACTTCTGATGGTATTACCTTGAAGAATAAACACAAATTGAGGTTGAGTTGGTTTGTGGTTAAGTATGTGGCGTCTGCTAGACGAAAAAAAGTTTAATCTAAAAAACCTACTCCCTCTGTGacataatataagatcgtttttgaCACTAcgatagtgccaaaaaaggatttaCATTAAGTTGCAGAGGGAATATTTTTTGTATACGAAAGATAGGATGAGGAATTATATTATGGAGACCTGCTAGTTTTTTTAGGAAGCCCGCAACCAGTTATTCATGGCATGGCATCACACGAGATGTGGCAGGGTGCGTTCGCTCGTGGCCCAGACGAGATGTGCACTTGTGTGCGTTCAGGAAACCAAAAAGGCCGCGTTTTCGCCATTGGAGCTATGTGAAACAGTGAGCCCCGTCCTCTCGGAGTATGCCGTCTTGCCGGCGGATGGCACGTGGGGCGGGATCTTACTCGCATGGAACCCCGCTGTCTTTCGGCTCGACCGCATTGCTGTCACTGAGTTCACCATCACCGCTCGTGTGACACCCCTCCTCGGGGGCCAGCCCTGGTGGCTGACCACCGTCTACGGGCCAACGGTCGACGCGGATAAGCTGCGTTTCCTCGCCGAGCTTGCGGGTCTGCGCGCGGTTGCGGGTGGGCCCTGGCTTATCGTCGATGAtttcaacctcatctacgaggcgCGCGACAAGAGCAGCCCAAACATCAACCGCCGGCTCATGACCTGTTTACGGAATGCGTTGAACGCTAGCGAGCTCCGCGAACTCAAGCTGGCCGGGCGGGCGTTTCACCTGGTCCAACGAGCAGGCCAGGCCGGTGCTGGTACGCCTGGACCGAGCCTTCTGCGACGACGACTGGGACCTCACCTTCCGGGGCGCCAGGCTTCAGCCGCTAGGCACCGCTATGTCGGATCACTGCCCACTACTGCTCACTTGCGAGCCGCCGGTTCGGCGGCCGCCCTGTTTCCACTTCGAGGCATTCTGGCCACACGTCGAAGGGTTCCAAGAGCAGGTTGCCGCGGCCTGGAGTGAGAATTGCCCGCCGATGGATGTGTTCGGCCGCCTGGCCCTAAAACTGCGGCGTACAATCGTAGTGTTGTGCCGATGGCACCGCACTCGCATCGGCGACACCCGTCTGCAGTTGCTCTTCGCTTAGGAGGTTGTGCTTTGCCTTGATACGGCTCAGGAATTCCGTACGCTCGAGGCAGACGAGCTGCAGTTGCGGAAAATCTTGAAGTCCAGGATCCTGGCCCTCACGGTCATTGAGCGGATCCGCGTCAAGCAGCGATCCCGGGTGACGTGGTTGCGCGCAGGCGATGCCAACACGAAATTTTTCCACCTCAAGGCAAATGCCCGGCACCAAAAAAATTCCATCGCCTCCCTGAGCGATGGCGACGGCATTGCCACTGATCAAGGTCGCAAAGCGGAGGTCGCCACAGCCTTTTTCCACCAGCTCGTGGGCACGCCGCAGGCCTGCCGTGCCACGGTTGACTGGGATGGGCTTGGTCTACCGCACGCTAACCTCGATGAGCTCGAGGTGCCTTTCTCAGAGGAGGAGGTACTCGCGGCCATCAAGGACATGCCCAGCGACCGTGCGCCGGGGCCGGATGGCTTCACCGGGGGCTTCTACAAAGCGGCGGCCACCACCATCATGCCGGACCTGATGGCAGCATTCCAGCAGTTGCACCAGCTGAACCGGGCAAGCTTGCATCACCTGAACACGGCTAACATTGTGCTGCTGGCTAAAAAGGTGGATGCGACTTCGATGACGGATTACAAGCCGATCAGCTTGCTCCATAGTGTGGTAAAGCTGTTTATGAAGGTGCTCGCGATGCGCCTCACGCGGTGGATCGACGAATTGGTTGGCCCGGCCCAGTCTGCCTTCATAAAAGGGCGTTGCATCCAGGACAACTTTCTGTTCGCCCGCGGGATGGCACGACACTTCCACCGCGTCAAACAGGCCATGCTCTTCGTCAAGCTCGATATCGCC
Above is a window of Triticum dicoccoides isolate Atlit2015 ecotype Zavitan chromosome 5B, WEW_v2.0, whole genome shotgun sequence DNA encoding:
- the LOC119305643 gene encoding uncharacterized protein LOC119305643; the encoded protein is MEFEMVSQHGALLKVGLFVLVQALVYLILAQSSSVFSTTKTLCLPPARSLSARRMVALLSDLPLDGEPSPRVGFVEPSSPVSVPVHAHQKKD